In one window of Terriglobales bacterium DNA:
- a CDS encoding sodium-translocating pyrophosphatase gives LVWIFVMRVLMVIASALAYFLNEGVAKAKYGNADKMNYEAPLTSLVWVTSAISIALTYLASYLIIPSLAGDASLWWKLATIISCGTLAGAVIPELVKVFTSVESAHVKEVVTSSREGGASLNILSGFVAGNFSAYWLGISIVMLMGVSYYFSSMGLGAVMAAPAVFAFGLVAFGFLGMGPVTIAVDSYGPVTDNAQSVYELSLIEQVPNVQAEIKQQNGFEVRFERAKEMLEENDGAGNTFKATAKPVLIGTAVVGATTMIFSIIMALTSGLTENTENLSLLHAPFFLGLITGGAMIYWFTGAATQAVTTGAYRAVEFIKANIKLEGVEKASVADSKKVVEICTQYAQKGMLNIFLAVFFGTLAFAFLEPFFFIGYLISIAIFGLYQAIFMANAGGAWDNAKKVVETELKQKGTPLHDATVVGDTVGDPFKDTSSVAMNPVIKFTTLFGLLAVELAVSLSHEHSDISRVLTVVFFAISVFFVWRSFYGMRIVKAEA, from the coding sequence CTGGTGTGGATCTTCGTGATGCGCGTGCTGATGGTGATCGCGTCGGCGCTGGCGTACTTCCTGAACGAAGGCGTCGCCAAGGCGAAGTACGGGAACGCGGACAAGATGAACTACGAGGCGCCGCTGACCTCGCTGGTGTGGGTGACGTCGGCGATCTCGATCGCGCTGACGTACCTGGCGTCGTACCTGATCATCCCGAGCCTGGCGGGCGACGCGTCGCTGTGGTGGAAGCTGGCGACGATCATCTCGTGCGGCACGCTGGCGGGCGCGGTGATCCCGGAGCTGGTGAAGGTGTTCACCTCGGTGGAATCGGCGCACGTGAAGGAAGTGGTGACGTCGTCGCGGGAAGGCGGGGCGTCGCTGAACATCCTGTCGGGCTTCGTGGCGGGAAACTTCTCGGCGTACTGGCTGGGGATCAGCATCGTGATGCTGATGGGGGTGTCGTACTACTTCTCGTCGATGGGGCTGGGGGCGGTGATGGCGGCGCCGGCGGTGTTCGCGTTCGGCCTGGTGGCGTTCGGGTTCCTGGGCATGGGCCCGGTCACGATCGCGGTCGACTCCTACGGCCCGGTCACCGACAACGCGCAGTCGGTCTACGAGCTGTCGCTGATCGAGCAGGTGCCGAACGTGCAGGCGGAGATCAAGCAGCAGAACGGCTTCGAGGTGCGCTTCGAGCGCGCCAAGGAGATGCTGGAGGAGAACGACGGCGCGGGCAACACCTTCAAGGCGACGGCCAAGCCGGTGCTGATCGGCACGGCGGTGGTGGGCGCGACCACGATGATCTTCTCGATCATCATGGCGCTGACGAGCGGCCTGACGGAGAACACGGAGAACCTGTCGCTGCTGCACGCGCCCTTCTTCCTGGGGCTCATCACGGGCGGCGCGATGATCTACTGGTTCACGGGCGCGGCGACGCAGGCGGTGACCACCGGCGCGTACCGCGCGGTGGAGTTCATCAAGGCGAACATCAAGCTGGAAGGCGTGGAGAAGGCGAGCGTCGCCGACTCGAAGAAGGTGGTGGAGATCTGCACGCAGTACGCGCAGAAGGGCATGCTCAACATCTTCCTGGCGGTGTTCTTCGGGACGCTGGCGTTCGCGTTCCTGGAGCCGTTCTTCTTCATCGGCTACCTGATCTCCATCGCGATCTTCGGGCTGTACCAGGCGATCTTCATGGCCAACGCGGGCGGCGCCTGGGACAACGCGAAGAAAGTCGTGGAGACGGAGCTGAAGCAGAAAGGCACGCCGCTGCACGACGCGACCGTGGTCGGCGACACCGTGGGCGACCCGTTCAAGGACACGTCGTCGGTGGCGATGAACCCGGTCATCAAGTTCACGACGCTGTTCGGGCTGCTGGCGGTCGAGCTGGCGGTGAGCCTGTCGCACGAACACTCCGACATCAGCCGGGTCCTGACGGTGGTGTTCTTCGCCATCTCGGTGTTCTTCGTGTGGCGGTCGTTCTACGGGATGCGGATCGTGAAGGCAGAGGCGTAA